The window CCAGGGAATCAACCGGGAGGGAGTCTCCCTCGGCCGCCCGCAACGAGATGAACTGCGCCTGGACGACGGCGCGCGGCTCCCCTTCGACGGTCACCGAGAAATCCGCCGCCTGCAGGTCGGGAATCGGGTTGCCGTCGCCGTCGATGACGGTGGCGTCCACCTCGATGAGCTCGATGCCGCTCCGGAAAGTGGGGAGCTGCTGGGCCGGTAGCACCACGCTCAAGGCGCATGCAGCGATGATGAATACGCCGAGCCCCACCTGTCGATGGTGGTCCATGGAAACCCCTCCCGCCTACCATACGTCACCGGATGTCCGCATCGGAAGCCTCGGCCGGTCCGGCGCGCAGCGCTGCACCCTCGGAGACGCTTCCTTCCACTGTTTGACACAAATATGGTGGTATTTTGTGTCAAACGATGGCAGGATCCAGTTGATGGCGAAAACGCGCAAGGTGCAGGTCACGCTGGACGAGACGCAGTACGAGTCGCTGCTGCGGGCGTCAAGGGGGCGCAAGCTGGCTGCGGTCGTGCGAGAGGCCGTGGCGAAGTACTGCGTCGAACCGGATACGCAACACCGCCGCCTGGAGGCGATTGACAAGCTTTACCTGCTCGATCCGGTTCCCGCTCCCAAGAACTGGGCGGAATGGAAGCGGGAGTACGGCCGTCTGAAGACCAGGTTCGGCGCGGCCGACGCCGGAGCAGACGATGAGCGCCGGTGAGAAGGTCTTCGTAGACGCCAACGTCTTCATGTACCTGGTGGGTAGGGACGCCGACCTGCGCCAACGGTGCCGTTCCACCCTGCGGCACCTGGTTGAGCGCCAGGTTGCGCTGGTTACAAGCGCCGAGGTGCTGCAGGAACTGCTGCATCGCTACAGCGCGCTGAACCGCATTGACACGGCTCGTGCGGTCCATGACGCGGCGATCCGCATCTGCGCCGAGATCCTGCCGGTGACTGAACAACACACGTCATCCGCCCTTGATCTGCTCCAGCGGCACGGGCAACTGTCGGCACGTGACGCGCTCCATGTGGCAACGATGGAAAGCCGGGGTATTCGCCGGATTCTGTCGGCAGACCGGGACTTCGATAAGCTCGACGTGGTTGAACGCGTCGATCCGGCCACCCCGGCAGCCGGAATGTAGCCTGCCCTTCATGCATCCAGCCAATGGTCGACGGGAGTCGACAGGAACGTCTCGAGATCGATACCGTCACCGCCGACGAGGAGCTTGCGCGTCGGCCGGAAGGCCGTGGAGAACGCCGCCATGCCAGGCAGGGAGTCAGCTGCCCGCCCGCTCTTGACTTCGATCGCCACCAGCCGGTTGCCGGCCCGGACGACGAAGTCCACTTCCCGGTTGCGCTCGCGCCAGTAGTAGGTCTCACAGTTGCCGGTGGCCGCCGCGTTGGCCAGATGCGCGCCAACCGCGGATTCCACGAGGCGGCCCCAGAACGCGTGATCCTGCCGTGCCTGCTGCAGCGTGAGCCCCGCCTGCGCGGTAACCAGGGCGGTGTTGAAGACCTGGAGCTTGGGGCTCGACGCTCTGCGCCGCGCGGTGTCGCCGGCATATTTCTGCAGCCCGACGATCAGGCCGGTGCCTGCAAGCAAGTCCAGGTAATGGGCAAGCGTGATCGTGTTGCCGGCATCCTGGAGCTGACCGATCATCTTGTTGTAGGACAGGATCTGGCCGGAGTACGCACA of the Acidobacteriota bacterium genome contains:
- a CDS encoding type II toxin-antitoxin system VapC family toxin, with the protein product MSAGEKVFVDANVFMYLVGRDADLRQRCRSTLRHLVERQVALVTSAEVLQELLHRYSALNRIDTARAVHDAAIRICAEILPVTEQHTSSALDLLQRHGQLSARDALHVATMESRGIRRILSADRDFDKLDVVERVDPATPAAGM